In Mastomys coucha isolate ucsf_1 unplaced genomic scaffold, UCSF_Mcou_1 pScaffold5, whole genome shotgun sequence, one genomic interval encodes:
- the Ccdc78 gene encoding coiled-coil domain-containing protein 78 isoform X3, which yields MEYVAAPDPRPGAPLRLAENVVPGAEDWLPRVSGHPAWATGLETEHQTHLDLSEEQRLQISKELVDLQIATHHLREQHEAEVFELRREVLRLESRVLELELQGNGACQGHRVQPASSLGQHQVPPLEPSGGQQKLQEELKWLLEHHTVRQQALETQVGALSRQLQGAQEEARTASQQLVAQAMENASSTSQAALQAFLEATLQDIRAAHRSREQQLAQAARAYRKRLADLNQRQELLLTTCRTTFATAINLEPLPMHWATELGHPRKNEHGLHRTPLPNPEKGSEASKGDKPQPLALDTTSWAQIQQKLQDFSQDTQAELERERAQLMVRATMAEQQLSELQEYVDQHLGRYKQEILKLRKLVNTGDHQGMAMPSTRRPRTQSN from the exons ATGGAGTATGTGGCAGCCCCAGACCCAAGGCCAGGGGCCCCACTTCGACTTGCAGAGAAC GTTGTTCCAGGAGCTGAGGACTGGCTGCCAAGAGTTTCTGGGCACCCAGCCTGGGCCACTGGCCTGGAGACAGAGCATCAAACACACCTGGACCTGAGTGAGGAACAGCGGTTGCAG ATTTCTAAGGAGCTAGTTGATCTGCAGATTGCAACCCATCACCTGCGTGAACAGCATGAAGCTGAAGTCTTTGAGCTGAGGAGGGAA GTTCTTCGACTGGAAAGTCGGGTGCTAGAGCTAGAACTGCAGGGAAATGGTGCCTGCCAGGGACATAGAGTCCAACCAGCGTCCAGTCTGGGGCAACACCAGGTGCCACCACTAGAG CCATCCGGAGGCCAGCAGAAGCTGCAGGAGGAACTGAAATGGCTTCTGGAGCATCACACAGTCAGGCAGCAGGCACTGGAGACACAAGT GGGAGCCCTAAGCCGGCAGTTGCAGGGAGCCcaagaggaagccaggacagccAGTCAGCAACTGGTTGCCCAAGCCATG GAGAATGCCAGTAGCACAAGTCAGGCAGCCCTTCAAGCTTTCCTGGAGGCCACACTGCAGGACATTCGGGCAGCACACCGAAGCCGAGAGCAACAGCTGGCTCAAGCTGCCCGGGCCTACCGCAAGCGCCTGGCAGATCTGAACCAGAGGCAGGAGTTGCTGCTAACCACCTGCAG GACTACCTTTGCAACAGCCATCAACCTGGAGCCATTACCCATGCACTGGGCCACTGAACTCGGCCACCCAAGGAAAAATGAG CATGGCCTACATAGGACACCGCTACCGAACCCAGAGAAGGGATCTGAAGCGTCCAAGGGGGACAAGCCACAGCCACT AGCCCTAGACACTACATCGTGGGCCCAAATTCAGCAGAAGCTGCAGGACTTCTCCCAGGACACTCAG GCAGAACTAGAACGGGAACGGGCACAGCTGATGGTCCGGGCAACCATGGCAGAGCAGCAGCTCTCTGAGCTACAGGAGTATGTGGACCAGCACTTGGGCAG GTATAAGCAGGAAATCCTGAAACTGAGGAAGTTGGTGAATACAGGAGATCATCAAGGAATGGCCATGCCTTCCACTAGGCGCCCAAGGACTCAGAGTAACTAG
- the Haghl gene encoding hydroxyacylglutathione hydrolase-like protein isoform X2 produces the protein MKVKVIPVLEDNYMYLIIEEHTREAVAVDVAVAKRLLEIAGREGVSLTTVLSTHHHWDHTRGNAELAHLRPGLAIMGADERICALTRRLEHGEELQFGAIHVRCLLTPGHTSGHMSYFLWEDECPDPPALFSGTLQPGLVHLPNSIVPSLPPADPLCSLGDALSVAGCGWHLEDTAQQMYQSLAKILGTLPLQTVFCGHEHTLSNLEFAQKVEPSNNHVQAKLTWAQKRDDDDIPTVPSTLGEELMYNPFLRVTEDPVRVFTGQVAPAQVLEVLCRERARFQLALEPPQPQVRALLALQWGLLGTRQEK, from the exons ATGAAGGTCAAAGTCATCCCGGTACTTGAAGACAACTACATGTATCTGATCATTGAGGAACACACGCGGGAGGCCGTAGCTGTAGACGTGGCTGTGGCCAAGAGG CTGCTGGAGATTGCTGGCCGCGAGGGAGTATCTCTGACCACGGTGCTGTCCACCCATCATCACTG GGACCACACACGTGGAAATGCGGAGCTTGCACACCTACGGCCAGGATTGGCTATCATGGGAGCAGATGAGCGCATCTGTGCACTAACCCGAAGGCTGGAACACGGAGAAGAGCTTCAG TTTGGGGCCATCCACGTGCGATGCCTCTTGACGCCGGGCCACACCTCTGGCCACATGAGCTACTTCCTGTGGGAGGATGAATGCCCGGACCCACCAGCCCTCTTCTCTGGTACCTTGCAGCCTGGACTCGTCCACCTACCCAATTCCATTGTGCCCTCCCTACCCCCTGCTGACCCTCTTTGCTCCCTAGGGGATGCTCTGTCAGTGGCAGGCTGTGGCTGGCACCTGGAGGACACTGCCCAGCAGATGTACCAGAGCTTGGCCAAGATTCTGGGTACCCTTCCACTCCAGACG GTGTTCTGTGGTCATGAGCATACGCTGAGCAATCTCGAGTTTGCACAGAAAGTGGAGCCCAGCAACAACCATGTGCAAGCTAAGCTGACCTGGGCCCAG AAGAGGGATGATGATGATATACCTACTGTACCATCGACACTGGGCGAGGAGCTCATGTACAACCCTTTCCTAAGGGTAAC AGAGGATCCAGTTCGTGTGTTCACAGGCCAGGTGGCACCAGCCCAGGTCCTGGAGGTACTCTGCAGGGAGCGAGCGCGCTTCCAGCTGGCTCTGGAGCCACCACAGCCCCAGGTTCGGGCACTCCTGGCCTTACAGTGGGGGCTCCTGGGCACACGCCAGGAAAAGTGA
- the Haghl gene encoding hydroxyacylglutathione hydrolase-like protein isoform X3: protein MKVKVIPVLEDNYMYLIIEEHTREAVAVDVAVAKRLLEIAGREGVSLTTVLSTHHHWDHTRGNAELAHLRPGLAIMGADERICALTRRLEHGEELQFGAIHVRCLLTPGHTSGHMSYFLWEDECPDPPALFSGDALSVAGCGWHLEDTAQQMYQSLAKILGTLPLQTKVFCGHEHTLSNLEFAQKVEPSNNHVQAKLTWAQKRDDDDIPTVPSTLGEELMYNPFLRVTEDPVRVFTGQVAPAQVLEVLCRERARFQLALEPPQPQVRALLALQWGLLGTRQEK, encoded by the exons ATGAAGGTCAAAGTCATCCCGGTACTTGAAGACAACTACATGTATCTGATCATTGAGGAACACACGCGGGAGGCCGTAGCTGTAGACGTGGCTGTGGCCAAGAGG CTGCTGGAGATTGCTGGCCGCGAGGGAGTATCTCTGACCACGGTGCTGTCCACCCATCATCACTG GGACCACACACGTGGAAATGCGGAGCTTGCACACCTACGGCCAGGATTGGCTATCATGGGAGCAGATGAGCGCATCTGTGCACTAACCCGAAGGCTGGAACACGGAGAAGAGCTTCAG TTTGGGGCCATCCACGTGCGATGCCTCTTGACGCCGGGCCACACCTCTGGCCACATGAGCTACTTCCTGTGGGAGGATGAATGCCCGGACCCACCAGCCCTCTTCTCTG GGGATGCTCTGTCAGTGGCAGGCTGTGGCTGGCACCTGGAGGACACTGCCCAGCAGATGTACCAGAGCTTGGCCAAGATTCTGGGTACCCTTCCACTCCAGACG AAGGTGTTCTGTGGTCATGAGCATACGCTGAGCAATCTCGAGTTTGCACAGAAAGTGGAGCCCAGCAACAACCATGTGCAAGCTAAGCTGACCTGGGCCCAG AAGAGGGATGATGATGATATACCTACTGTACCATCGACACTGGGCGAGGAGCTCATGTACAACCCTTTCCTAAGGGTAAC AGAGGATCCAGTTCGTGTGTTCACAGGCCAGGTGGCACCAGCCCAGGTCCTGGAGGTACTCTGCAGGGAGCGAGCGCGCTTCCAGCTGGCTCTGGAGCCACCACAGCCCCAGGTTCGGGCACTCCTGGCCTTACAGTGGGGGCTCCTGGGCACACGCCAGGAAAAGTGA
- the Ccdc78 gene encoding coiled-coil domain-containing protein 78 isoform X2 codes for MEYVAAPDPRPGAPLRLAENVVPGAEDWLPRVSGHPAWATGLETEHQTHLDLSEEQRLQISKELVDLQIATHHLREQHEAEVFELRREPSGGQQKLQEELKWLLEHHTVRQQALETQVGALSRQLQGAQEEARTASQQLVAQAMVLSSCKGQLQQAEAENAQLQLQLKKLNEEYAIRLQRYAKETVENASSTSQAALQAFLEATLQDIRAAHRSREQQLAQAARAYRKRLADLNQRQELLLTTCRTTFATAINLEPLPMHWATELGHPRKNEHGLHRTPLPNPEKGSEASKGDKPQPLALDTTSWAQIQQKLQDFSQDTQAELERERAQLMVRATMAEQQLSELQEYVDQHLGRYKQEILKLRKLVNTGDHQGMAMPSTRRPRTQSN; via the exons ATGGAGTATGTGGCAGCCCCAGACCCAAGGCCAGGGGCCCCACTTCGACTTGCAGAGAAC GTTGTTCCAGGAGCTGAGGACTGGCTGCCAAGAGTTTCTGGGCACCCAGCCTGGGCCACTGGCCTGGAGACAGAGCATCAAACACACCTGGACCTGAGTGAGGAACAGCGGTTGCAG ATTTCTAAGGAGCTAGTTGATCTGCAGATTGCAACCCATCACCTGCGTGAACAGCATGAAGCTGAAGTCTTTGAGCTGAGGAGGGAA CCATCCGGAGGCCAGCAGAAGCTGCAGGAGGAACTGAAATGGCTTCTGGAGCATCACACAGTCAGGCAGCAGGCACTGGAGACACAAGT GGGAGCCCTAAGCCGGCAGTTGCAGGGAGCCcaagaggaagccaggacagccAGTCAGCAACTGGTTGCCCAAGCCATG GTACTGTCCTCTTGTAAGGGCCAGCTCCAGCAGGCTGAAGCTGAAAATGCTCAGCTGCAGCTTCAGCTGAAGAAGCTGAACGAGGAGTATGCTATCCGGCTGCAGCGCTATGCCAAAGAGACAGTG GAGAATGCCAGTAGCACAAGTCAGGCAGCCCTTCAAGCTTTCCTGGAGGCCACACTGCAGGACATTCGGGCAGCACACCGAAGCCGAGAGCAACAGCTGGCTCAAGCTGCCCGGGCCTACCGCAAGCGCCTGGCAGATCTGAACCAGAGGCAGGAGTTGCTGCTAACCACCTGCAG GACTACCTTTGCAACAGCCATCAACCTGGAGCCATTACCCATGCACTGGGCCACTGAACTCGGCCACCCAAGGAAAAATGAG CATGGCCTACATAGGACACCGCTACCGAACCCAGAGAAGGGATCTGAAGCGTCCAAGGGGGACAAGCCACAGCCACT AGCCCTAGACACTACATCGTGGGCCCAAATTCAGCAGAAGCTGCAGGACTTCTCCCAGGACACTCAG GCAGAACTAGAACGGGAACGGGCACAGCTGATGGTCCGGGCAACCATGGCAGAGCAGCAGCTCTCTGAGCTACAGGAGTATGTGGACCAGCACTTGGGCAG GTATAAGCAGGAAATCCTGAAACTGAGGAAGTTGGTGAATACAGGAGATCATCAAGGAATGGCCATGCCTTCCACTAGGCGCCCAAGGACTCAGAGTAACTAG
- the Haghl gene encoding hydroxyacylglutathione hydrolase-like protein isoform X1, whose protein sequence is MKVKVIPVLEDNYMYLIIEEHTREAVAVDVAVAKRLLEIAGREGVSLTTVLSTHHHWDHTRGNAELAHLRPGLAIMGADERICALTRRLEHGEELQFGAIHVRCLLTPGHTSGHMSYFLWEDECPDPPALFSGTLQPGLVHLPNSIVPSLPPADPLCSLGDALSVAGCGWHLEDTAQQMYQSLAKILGTLPLQTKVFCGHEHTLSNLEFAQKVEPSNNHVQAKLTWAQKRDDDDIPTVPSTLGEELMYNPFLRVTEDPVRVFTGQVAPAQVLEVLCRERARFQLALEPPQPQVRALLALQWGLLGTRQEK, encoded by the exons ATGAAGGTCAAAGTCATCCCGGTACTTGAAGACAACTACATGTATCTGATCATTGAGGAACACACGCGGGAGGCCGTAGCTGTAGACGTGGCTGTGGCCAAGAGG CTGCTGGAGATTGCTGGCCGCGAGGGAGTATCTCTGACCACGGTGCTGTCCACCCATCATCACTG GGACCACACACGTGGAAATGCGGAGCTTGCACACCTACGGCCAGGATTGGCTATCATGGGAGCAGATGAGCGCATCTGTGCACTAACCCGAAGGCTGGAACACGGAGAAGAGCTTCAG TTTGGGGCCATCCACGTGCGATGCCTCTTGACGCCGGGCCACACCTCTGGCCACATGAGCTACTTCCTGTGGGAGGATGAATGCCCGGACCCACCAGCCCTCTTCTCTGGTACCTTGCAGCCTGGACTCGTCCACCTACCCAATTCCATTGTGCCCTCCCTACCCCCTGCTGACCCTCTTTGCTCCCTAGGGGATGCTCTGTCAGTGGCAGGCTGTGGCTGGCACCTGGAGGACACTGCCCAGCAGATGTACCAGAGCTTGGCCAAGATTCTGGGTACCCTTCCACTCCAGACG AAGGTGTTCTGTGGTCATGAGCATACGCTGAGCAATCTCGAGTTTGCACAGAAAGTGGAGCCCAGCAACAACCATGTGCAAGCTAAGCTGACCTGGGCCCAG AAGAGGGATGATGATGATATACCTACTGTACCATCGACACTGGGCGAGGAGCTCATGTACAACCCTTTCCTAAGGGTAAC AGAGGATCCAGTTCGTGTGTTCACAGGCCAGGTGGCACCAGCCCAGGTCCTGGAGGTACTCTGCAGGGAGCGAGCGCGCTTCCAGCTGGCTCTGGAGCCACCACAGCCCCAGGTTCGGGCACTCCTGGCCTTACAGTGGGGGCTCCTGGGCACACGCCAGGAAAAGTGA
- the Haghl gene encoding hydroxyacylglutathione hydrolase-like protein isoform X4, whose translation MKVKVIPVLEDNYMYLIIEEHTREAVAVDVAVAKRLLEIAGREGVSLTTVLSTHHHWDHTRGNAELAHLRPGLAIMGADERICALTRRLEHGEELQFGAIHVRCLLTPGHTSGHMSYFLWEDECPDPPALFSGDALSVAGCGWHLEDTAQQMYQSLAKILGTLPLQTVFCGHEHTLSNLEFAQKVEPSNNHVQAKLTWAQKRDDDDIPTVPSTLGEELMYNPFLRVTEDPVRVFTGQVAPAQVLEVLCRERARFQLALEPPQPQVRALLALQWGLLGTRQEK comes from the exons ATGAAGGTCAAAGTCATCCCGGTACTTGAAGACAACTACATGTATCTGATCATTGAGGAACACACGCGGGAGGCCGTAGCTGTAGACGTGGCTGTGGCCAAGAGG CTGCTGGAGATTGCTGGCCGCGAGGGAGTATCTCTGACCACGGTGCTGTCCACCCATCATCACTG GGACCACACACGTGGAAATGCGGAGCTTGCACACCTACGGCCAGGATTGGCTATCATGGGAGCAGATGAGCGCATCTGTGCACTAACCCGAAGGCTGGAACACGGAGAAGAGCTTCAG TTTGGGGCCATCCACGTGCGATGCCTCTTGACGCCGGGCCACACCTCTGGCCACATGAGCTACTTCCTGTGGGAGGATGAATGCCCGGACCCACCAGCCCTCTTCTCTG GGGATGCTCTGTCAGTGGCAGGCTGTGGCTGGCACCTGGAGGACACTGCCCAGCAGATGTACCAGAGCTTGGCCAAGATTCTGGGTACCCTTCCACTCCAGACG GTGTTCTGTGGTCATGAGCATACGCTGAGCAATCTCGAGTTTGCACAGAAAGTGGAGCCCAGCAACAACCATGTGCAAGCTAAGCTGACCTGGGCCCAG AAGAGGGATGATGATGATATACCTACTGTACCATCGACACTGGGCGAGGAGCTCATGTACAACCCTTTCCTAAGGGTAAC AGAGGATCCAGTTCGTGTGTTCACAGGCCAGGTGGCACCAGCCCAGGTCCTGGAGGTACTCTGCAGGGAGCGAGCGCGCTTCCAGCTGGCTCTGGAGCCACCACAGCCCCAGGTTCGGGCACTCCTGGCCTTACAGTGGGGGCTCCTGGGCACACGCCAGGAAAAGTGA
- the Ccdc78 gene encoding coiled-coil domain-containing protein 78 isoform X1, with protein MEYVAAPDPRPGAPLRLAENVVPGAEDWLPRVSGHPAWATGLETEHQTHLDLSEEQRLQISKELVDLQIATHHLREQHEAEVFELRREVLRLESRVLELELQGNGACQGHRVQPASSLGQHQVPPLEPSGGQQKLQEELKWLLEHHTVRQQALETQVGALSRQLQGAQEEARTASQQLVAQAMVLSSCKGQLQQAEAENAQLQLQLKKLNEEYAIRLQRYAKETVENASSTSQAALQAFLEATLQDIRAAHRSREQQLAQAARAYRKRLADLNQRQELLLTTCRTTFATAINLEPLPMHWATELGHPRKNEHGLHRTPLPNPEKGSEASKGDKPQPLALDTTSWAQIQQKLQDFSQDTQAELERERAQLMVRATMAEQQLSELQEYVDQHLGRYKQEILKLRKLVNTGDHQGMAMPSTRRPRTQSN; from the exons ATGGAGTATGTGGCAGCCCCAGACCCAAGGCCAGGGGCCCCACTTCGACTTGCAGAGAAC GTTGTTCCAGGAGCTGAGGACTGGCTGCCAAGAGTTTCTGGGCACCCAGCCTGGGCCACTGGCCTGGAGACAGAGCATCAAACACACCTGGACCTGAGTGAGGAACAGCGGTTGCAG ATTTCTAAGGAGCTAGTTGATCTGCAGATTGCAACCCATCACCTGCGTGAACAGCATGAAGCTGAAGTCTTTGAGCTGAGGAGGGAA GTTCTTCGACTGGAAAGTCGGGTGCTAGAGCTAGAACTGCAGGGAAATGGTGCCTGCCAGGGACATAGAGTCCAACCAGCGTCCAGTCTGGGGCAACACCAGGTGCCACCACTAGAG CCATCCGGAGGCCAGCAGAAGCTGCAGGAGGAACTGAAATGGCTTCTGGAGCATCACACAGTCAGGCAGCAGGCACTGGAGACACAAGT GGGAGCCCTAAGCCGGCAGTTGCAGGGAGCCcaagaggaagccaggacagccAGTCAGCAACTGGTTGCCCAAGCCATG GTACTGTCCTCTTGTAAGGGCCAGCTCCAGCAGGCTGAAGCTGAAAATGCTCAGCTGCAGCTTCAGCTGAAGAAGCTGAACGAGGAGTATGCTATCCGGCTGCAGCGCTATGCCAAAGAGACAGTG GAGAATGCCAGTAGCACAAGTCAGGCAGCCCTTCAAGCTTTCCTGGAGGCCACACTGCAGGACATTCGGGCAGCACACCGAAGCCGAGAGCAACAGCTGGCTCAAGCTGCCCGGGCCTACCGCAAGCGCCTGGCAGATCTGAACCAGAGGCAGGAGTTGCTGCTAACCACCTGCAG GACTACCTTTGCAACAGCCATCAACCTGGAGCCATTACCCATGCACTGGGCCACTGAACTCGGCCACCCAAGGAAAAATGAG CATGGCCTACATAGGACACCGCTACCGAACCCAGAGAAGGGATCTGAAGCGTCCAAGGGGGACAAGCCACAGCCACT AGCCCTAGACACTACATCGTGGGCCCAAATTCAGCAGAAGCTGCAGGACTTCTCCCAGGACACTCAG GCAGAACTAGAACGGGAACGGGCACAGCTGATGGTCCGGGCAACCATGGCAGAGCAGCAGCTCTCTGAGCTACAGGAGTATGTGGACCAGCACTTGGGCAG GTATAAGCAGGAAATCCTGAAACTGAGGAAGTTGGTGAATACAGGAGATCATCAAGGAATGGCCATGCCTTCCACTAGGCGCCCAAGGACTCAGAGTAACTAG